The sequence CTCGGAATAGGCGAGCGGGAGCGAAGCGACACGCGAGCCGGGGAACCGAACCGTCCGGTTGAGGGGTGGGAGAACCGTCCGCTGAAACACGAAACGAGTTTCCCGTTTCTGCGCGTCGACCACGCCCAATACCGCCGGACAGCGGACGGTTCGAGCCCGAGCGGTGGAAATCCGCATCCGGTGGAACTTTAGGAGATGCGGACGCACCTCCTGACAGTCATGCACGTAGATGACATCGACCGCGTCACGGTTCTCGGCGCGGGCAACATGGGACACGGTATCACGGAAGTCGTCGCCATGGCCGGCTACGACGTCGTGATGCGCGACATCGAGCAGGAACTGGTCGAGGACGGCTACGACGACATCGAGTGGAGCCTCCAGAAACTCGGCGAGAGCGGCCGTCTCGACGAGGAGCCCGAGGAGATCCTCGGCCGGATCGAGACCGAGGTCGACCTCGAGGCCGCAGTCGACGGTACCGACCTCGTCATCGAGGCTGCCCCCGAGGACCTGGAACTGAAACGGGACATCTACACGGACCTCGACGAGTACACCCCCGAACACACGATCCTGGCCTCGAACACCTCCTCGCTGCCGATCACCGACATCGCGGAGGCCACCGACCGACCCGAGCAGGTCGTCGGGATGCACTTCTTCAACCCGCCGGTGAAGATGGACCTGGTGGAGGTCATCTACGGCTCCGAGACCTCCGACGAGACCGCCGAGGCCGCCTACGAGTTCGTCGAGGCCATCGACAAGACGCCCATCTACGTCCGGAAGGACGTCCGCGGCTTCGTCGTCAACAGCGTCCTGGGGCCGTTCGGCGACGAGGCCGCCTGGATGGTTTCGAATGACGAGGCCACCGTCCGGGAGGCCGACGCGACGATGGTCCACGAGCGAGGCTACCCGATGGGGCCCTTCGAGCTCGCGGACCTGACCGGCATCGACGTCGGCTACCACGTCCGCAAGGAGGCCGGCGACCCGATCCCGCCGGTCGTCGAGGAGAAAGTCGAGGCCGAGGAGCTGGGTCAGAAGACCGGCAAGGGCTACTACGACTACGAGGACGGCGACGGCGCCGACTACGGCCCCGAGGACGTCTCCGAGGACTTCGACTGGCTGCGGGTCGAGGCGCGGATCATCAACGAGGCCGCCCGGCTGATCGGCGACGACGTCGCCACCCCCGACGCCATCGACACCGGGATGCGGCTGGGCACCGGCTTCCCCGAGGGTCCCTGCCGCCGCGCCGACAAGCTCGGCCTCGATACGGTGCTGGAGAAGCTGGAAGACCAGCTCGAGGCCACCGGTGAGGACCGCTACGAGCCTGTCGACTATCTCGTCGAACTCGTCGAGGAGGGCAAGACCGGCAAAGAGGCCGGCGAGGGCTTCTACGAGTACGACACCGGCAGCGGTCCTGGTGACTACCACACAATCAACTGGGAGCTCTCCGAGGACGGCCTGCTCGAGGTCGAACTCGACCGGCCCGAGCGGATGAACACGCTCAGCGGCGACCTGACCGAGGCCGTCGTCGACCTGCTGAACTCCATCGACGACGACGAGGTCCGGGCGGTCACCTTCGAGGGCGCCGGCGACCGCGCGTTCTGTGCGGGCGCGGACATCTCCGGCTTCTCGGACATCGAGCCGGCCAAGGAGGCCGAGCCCGGCGAGTTCTTCGAGACGGTCGCGAACTACCCGCGGCCGACGCTTGCCAAGATCGACGGCTACTGTCTGGGCGGCGGGCTCGAGCTCGCGATGGCCTGCGACCTCCGGGTCGCCACCGAGTCCTCCGAGTTCGGCTTCCCGGAGATCAACCTCGGGCTGATCCCCGGCGGCGGAGGGACCCAGCGCTCGATGCGGATGCTGACCGAGGCCCGCGCGAAGGAACTGGTCTTCCGCGGCGAGCACATCGACGCCGACCGCGCCCACAAGTGGGGGCTGATCAACTGCGCCGTCAGCGACGAGAACTTCGAGGAGGTCGCCGGGGAGTTCATCGACGACCTCGTCAACGGCCCGCCGGTCGCGCTCCGCCACGCCAAACGCGTGATGAACAGCGGCCAGGACCAGGACCTGGAGACGGGCCTGGACCTGGAGAGCCAGTCGTTCTCGCTGCTGCTCACGACCGACGACATGATGGAGGGCGCCGCGGCCTTCGCCGAGGACCGCGAGCCCGAGTTCGAGGGGAAGTGACGAGATGACCGACACCGACGGTGAGGTCGACGCCGACCGCGAGGCCGACGCCTCCGGGGAGGTCAGCGACCCTGCCGAGGACGGCGAGTTCGGGTCCGGCCGGCACACGGACCTGGAGGCCGCACAGGCGGTGCTCGACCAGCACGGCTTCCTCTCCTGGCTCGGCATCGAGTTCGTCGAGGTCGAGGAGGGTCGGGCCGTGATGCGGGTCCCCCACCAGGAGAAACTGGCAAACTGGTCGGGCGGCTCGCTGCACGGCGGCGTCACGGCCACCGTCATCGACAGCTGCTCGGCCTTTGCCCTCCGGACGACGTTCCCGGACCCGCTGGACCCGATGCTGGTGACCACCGACCTCACGGTCCGGTACGTCCGGCCGGCCACCTCCACGATCACGGTCGACGCCGAGGTGGTCCGCTCGGGCGAGTCAATGGGGATGACCCACGTCGAGGTGACCGGCACCGCGCCCGACGGCTCCGAGAAGGTCGTCGCCACCGGCGGCACCACCTACCGGATGTTCGAGAACGTCGACCACGCGGGGGAGACATGAGTGGGGACAGTTCGAGCGGGGATTCGGACGGGGACAGCTTTTTCGCCGGCGTCGAGGTCGGCGACTCCCGCGTGACGGAGGCCCGCACGATCACCGAGGCCGACGTGACCAACTTCGCGGGCGTCAGCGGCGACTTCAACCACATCCACACCGACGCCGAGCGGATGAAGGAGTCGCCTTTCGGCGAGCGGATCGCCCACGGGGCGCTGGTCTTCTCGGTCGCCACGGGCCTGCTCTGGCGCTCCCGGTCGGAAGAGGAGCGGGAGGCCGTGGTCGCCTTCTACGGGATCGACCACCTGCGCTTTGTCAGTCCAGTCTTCATCGGCGACACGGTCCACGTCGAGATGGAGGTCATCGAGACCGAGCCCACCCCCGACCACCCGACCGCGGGCGGCACTGTCCGCTACGACGTCGACATCGTCAACCAGGACGACGAGACGGTCATCTCCGCGGAGTTCATCTCGCTGCTGGAGTAGCCGGCGGTCGCTGACCGCACCGGCCTACTCACCGCCGTTCAGGGCTTCAGGACGACCTTGCCACTGGAGTTGCGGTCCTCGATGAACTGCAGGGCCTCGGCCGCCTCCGCCAGGTCGAACTCGTGGCCGACGATCACTTCGAGGTCGCCGCTCGCGAGCCCCTCGTTCAGCGGCTCCACGGCCGAGAGCACTCGGCCCGGTTCCTTCACCAGCCCGCGGCCGAGGTGGTAGCCGTACACGGTATAATTGTTGAAGAGGAGTTCGCCCGTGTCGAGCTGGCCGGGTGTGCCCGAGGCCGCACCGTAACAGACCATGCGGCCGAACTCGCGCAGGGTCTCGAGGCTCTGGCTGCTGGTCTCCCCGCCGATGCCGTCGAGCACCAGGTCCAGGTTCTCGCCGTCGGTGATCTCCTCGACTGCCTCGACGAAGTCGGTCTCGGTGTAGTTGACCGGGTGGTCACAGCCCAGGTCGGCGGCGAGGTCCAGCTTCTCGGCGGTGGAGGCCGTCCCGAACACGTCGGCGCCGGCGTTGCTGGCGAGCTGGACGGCGGCGGTACCGACCCCGCCGGCGGCCGCGTGGATCAGGACGCGCTCGCCCTCCTCCAGGCCGCCCCACTCGAACAGGCAGTTGTGGGCGGTCAGGAACTGCACGGGGACGCCGGCGGCCTCGGCGAAGGACATCCCCTCGGGGGCGTCGAGCAGCCCGCCCGCGCTGGCGACGGCGTACTCCGCGAAGGCGCCACCATCGGCAAAGCCCATCACCCGGTCGCCGACCTCGCGGTCGGCGCCCTCGCCGACGGCGTCGACGACGCCCGCGACCTCCATCCCCGCGACGTAGGGCGGCTCCGGCCCGCCCTGGTAGTGGCCGCGTCGCTGCATGATGTCCGCGAAGTTGATGCCCGCGGCCTTCACCTCGACCCGGACCTGTCCCGGGCCGGGGTCGGGAACATCGCGGTCGGTCACCTCGATAACGTCGTTGCCGCCGAAGTCGGTCACCTCGATCGCTTGCATACCAACCCGGGGGGAGCGACGGAGCATAAAGCCGGATGGTCGGCGGTCGCGGGAGGCCACTTCGCTCTCCGCCCGGGCCCCGTGCTCCGAGTGACCTCACTCGGGAGCCAGGGCCTCGATGGTCCGGTCGATATCCTCGGGCTCGGCGGCACGGGGGAACGAGACGGAGGCGACGGTCAGGCCGTCGATGGCCTCGAAGGTCGCGATCCGGTCGCGACACTCCTCGGGGGTGCCGGCGACGGCCAGCTCGTCGAGCAGGTCCTCGGGGAATTCGGCGACGAGCCGGTCGCGGTCGCCGTCGTTCCAGTTGTCGTGGATCTCGTGGGCCAGCTCCTCGTAGCCCTGCCGGGCCAGCGCGTCGCGGTAGAAGGTCCCCATCCCGCCGACGTAGAAACAGATGTGCTGTTTGACCAGGCGGCGGGCGCGCTCGCGGTCCTCGTCGACACAGCAGGTCAGCGAGAGGGTGACCTCCTGGGATCCCCGGTCCCGGTCGCCCATCTCCGAGCCGCGGTCGAAGTCGGCCAGCCGGTCACGGATCCCCTCGCGGGTGAGCATCAGGGCGTGCCAGCCGTCGGCGAAGCGCCCGGCGAGTTCGACGGCCTTCGGCCCCATGCCGGCAGCGTCGATCGCTGGGGTCGGCTCGGGGGGCTCGCACCGCAGCCGGAAGCCGTCGAGGTCGTAGTACTCGCCGTCGTAGCTCACCCGCTCGCCGGCGAGCACCTGCTTTGCCACGTCGACGGTTTCGCGGGTGTACCGCAGGGGGTTGGCGAAGTCCTCGCCGTGCCAGTTCTCGATGACGATGGGGCCGGAGGGACCGAGCCCGAGCCGGAACCGCCCCCCCGAGACCTCCTGGAGGGTGGCGGCGGTCTGCCCGATGAGCGCGGCCGACCGGGAGTAGATCGGCATGATCGAGGTGCCGATCCCGATCTCCTCGGTCCCGTGGGCGATGCTGGTCAGGACGGTGACGGCGTCCCGGCCCCAGGTCTCGGGGAGCCAGGCGCGGTCGTAGCCCAGTCGCTCGGCGCGCTGGGCCTGCTCGACGAGGGTCTGGACGCTGGGCTGTGCGGCCACCGGGAGGAAGACGTCGCGTTTCACACCGTGCCGGTCCACCCCCTCGCCGAATAAGCTACCGGTAGCCGGGGACTGCGGTCCCGGTGCCCTCAAATACCCCCGGCTGGTGGGATACGTCCATGAGCGAACCCCCCGCGGAGTGGGACGCGGTCTTCTTCGACATCGGCGGTGTCATCGTCAGCCTCCCGGCGATCCGCGCCGGGTACGTCGACTACGTCGAGCAGTTCGCCGCCGAGCGCGGCCTCGACCCCGAGCCCGCACTCGAGGCGTGGCGCGACCGTCTCGGCGAGCACTTCAAGGCTGCCGAGGGCCGGGAGTACCGCTCGGCAGAGGAAGGGTACCGGAAGGCCTTCCAGCACATCGCCGACGGCGACATCGAGGAATCGGCGTGGCGTCCGGACTTCGAGCGGACGCTCCGGGCCGCCCGCGAGCTGGAGCCGAACGCCGCCGAGACCATTCGGGGGCTCGACGACGCCGGCCTGTACCTCGGGATCATCTCCGACATCGACACCGCCGAAGCCCACCGGATGCTGGAGGACCAGGGACTCGACACGGCCTTCGAGGGCATCACCACCTCCCAGGAGGTCGGCTACAAGAAGCCCGACGGGCGGATGTTCGAGGACGCCCTCTCGACGGCCGAGCGCCACGGGGTCGACCCGGCCCGGTCGCTGATGGTCGGCGACCGCTACGAGCACGACATGCGGGGAGGGACGGAGGCGGGCCTGTGGACGGTCGCCTACGGCGGGACCGCCGCCGAGAACGCTGGTGAGCCCGGCGACGGCTACCGCGTCGACGACGAGTACGTCGACTTCGTCGTCGAGGACCTCGCCGACGTCCTCGAGATCGTCGGCGCCGACGGCGGCGACTGAGCGGGCGGCGCCGGGAGAAACGCGGTGGCCTACTCCAGCAGGTCGTAGTCGCGGTCCTCGTGCTGGACAGAGACCCACTTGGGCTCGACCATCTCGTCCATCACCCACTCGCCGTTGTACCGGCCCAGCCCCGACTCCTTCACGCCGCCGAAGGGGGCGTTGGGTTCGTCCTGGATCGGGTGGTCGTTGACGTGGACCATCCCGGCCTCGACCTGGTCCGCGAGTTCGCGCGCGCGGTCGAGGTCCCGACACTGAACCGCCGCGGCCAGCCCGTACTCGGTGTCGTTGGCGACCTCAATGGCTTCCTCCGTCGAGGACACTTCGATCACGGGTGCGACGGGGCCGAAGTGCTCGTTGCAGGAGGCGGCCATGTCGTTCGTCGCGTCCGAGAGGACCGTCGGCTCGACGAAGAGCCCCTCCGCCTCGCCGCCGGTTTCGAGCGTCGCGCCCTCCTCGACGGTCTGTTCGACGTACGCGAGCAGGTCGTCGCGCTGGCTCTCGTTGACCACGGGCCCGAAGTCGACGCCGTCCTCGGCGGGGTCGCCGACCGTCAGCGACTCGGCGTGCTCGACCAGCCGGTCGACGTACTCGTCGTAGACGTCCTCGTGGACGATGTGACGGTTGATGGAGATGCAGACCTGGCCCTGGTGGGTAAAGGAGCCGACGGCGCCGACCTCGGCCGCCTGCTCGACGTCGACGTCGGCGGTGACGACGTTGGGGCCGTTGCCCCCGAGTTCGAGCGCGGGGAGGGCGATGCTGCTGCCGGCCTGGCTGGCGACCCGCTTGCCGACGCTCGTCGAGCCGGTGAAGGAGATGGTCCGCGGAATCGGGTGGCCAGCCATCCGGTCGCCGATATCGGAGCCGCGGCCGGTGACGACGTTGACGACGCCGTCGGGGAGGCCGACCTCGTCGGCGACCCGCGCCAGCCACAGCCCGCCCGTGATCGGCGTGTCGGAGGCGGGCTTGACGACGACCGTGTTCCCGAGCACCAGCGCGGGCGCCAGCGCCCGCGTGGTCAGGTGGAGCGGGAAGTTCCACGGCGAGATGACCCCCACGACCCCCACCGGCTCGTGGACGATGTGGTGTTTCTTGCCCTCGAAGAACTGGGAGTCCCGGACCTCCTCCTCGGGCGGCTCGAGTTCGAGCGCGGTCTGGAAGTCGACCATCGCGATGGTTGCCTCCTGGCCCGCTTTCCCCTGGGTGCTGCCGCCCTCCCGGACCAGGAGGTCGACGACCTCGGCGAGGCGGGCCTCGAACTCCTCGAGGAACGCGCCGACCAGTTCGACCCGTTTCTCCCGGCCCATCGCCTCCCACTCGGGCTGGGCCGCGTCGGCGGCCTCGTAGGCAGCGTCGACGTCGTCCTCGGTCGCCGCCGGCACCTCCGCGACCGTCTCCCGTGTCGCGGGGTTCTCGACCGGGATCGTCTCGCCGCTTGACGGCCCGGTCCACTCGCCGTCGATGTAGAGTCTGCTCCACTCGGCGTCGGCTTCCGATGATTGTTTCGACATCGACACAATGGAGGGGCGGACAGGTGAAAACAGTTTTCGTGGCGTTGACCAGTTCGGGTGGGGCCGTCCGGCGGCCGGCTCAGAGCAGGCTGAA comes from Salinirussus salinus and encodes:
- a CDS encoding 3-hydroxyacyl-CoA dehydrogenase/enoyl-CoA hydratase family protein, whose protein sequence is MHVDDIDRVTVLGAGNMGHGITEVVAMAGYDVVMRDIEQELVEDGYDDIEWSLQKLGESGRLDEEPEEILGRIETEVDLEAAVDGTDLVIEAAPEDLELKRDIYTDLDEYTPEHTILASNTSSLPITDIAEATDRPEQVVGMHFFNPPVKMDLVEVIYGSETSDETAEAAYEFVEAIDKTPIYVRKDVRGFVVNSVLGPFGDEAAWMVSNDEATVREADATMVHERGYPMGPFELADLTGIDVGYHVRKEAGDPIPPVVEEKVEAEELGQKTGKGYYDYEDGDGADYGPEDVSEDFDWLRVEARIINEAARLIGDDVATPDAIDTGMRLGTGFPEGPCRRADKLGLDTVLEKLEDQLEATGEDRYEPVDYLVELVEEGKTGKEAGEGFYEYDTGSGPGDYHTINWELSEDGLLEVELDRPERMNTLSGDLTEAVVDLLNSIDDDEVRAVTFEGAGDRAFCAGADISGFSDIEPAKEAEPGEFFETVANYPRPTLAKIDGYCLGGGLELAMACDLRVATESSEFGFPEINLGLIPGGGGTQRSMRMLTEARAKELVFRGEHIDADRAHKWGLINCAVSDENFEEVAGEFIDDLVNGPPVALRHAKRVMNSGQDQDLETGLDLESQSFSLLLTTDDMMEGAAAFAEDREPEFEGK
- a CDS encoding PaaI family thioesterase, with the protein product MTDTDGEVDADREADASGEVSDPAEDGEFGSGRHTDLEAAQAVLDQHGFLSWLGIEFVEVEEGRAVMRVPHQEKLANWSGGSLHGGVTATVIDSCSAFALRTTFPDPLDPMLVTTDLTVRYVRPATSTITVDAEVVRSGESMGMTHVEVTGTAPDGSEKVVATGGTTYRMFENVDHAGET
- a CDS encoding MaoC/PaaZ C-terminal domain-containing protein, encoding MSGDSSSGDSDGDSFFAGVEVGDSRVTEARTITEADVTNFAGVSGDFNHIHTDAERMKESPFGERIAHGALVFSVATGLLWRSRSEEEREAVVAFYGIDHLRFVSPVFIGDTVHVEMEVIETEPTPDHPTAGGTVRYDVDIVNQDDETVISAEFISLLE
- a CDS encoding quinone oxidoreductase family protein codes for the protein MQAIEVTDFGGNDVIEVTDRDVPDPGPGQVRVEVKAAGINFADIMQRRGHYQGGPEPPYVAGMEVAGVVDAVGEGADREVGDRVMGFADGGAFAEYAVASAGGLLDAPEGMSFAEAAGVPVQFLTAHNCLFEWGGLEEGERVLIHAAAGGVGTAAVQLASNAGADVFGTASTAEKLDLAADLGCDHPVNYTETDFVEAVEEITDGENLDLVLDGIGGETSSQSLETLREFGRMVCYGAASGTPGQLDTGELLFNNYTVYGYHLGRGLVKEPGRVLSAVEPLNEGLASGDLEVIVGHEFDLAEAAEALQFIEDRNSSGKVVLKP
- a CDS encoding TIGR04024 family LLM class F420-dependent oxidoreductase, translating into MKRDVFLPVAAQPSVQTLVEQAQRAERLGYDRAWLPETWGRDAVTVLTSIAHGTEEIGIGTSIMPIYSRSAALIGQTAATLQEVSGGRFRLGLGPSGPIVIENWHGEDFANPLRYTRETVDVAKQVLAGERVSYDGEYYDLDGFRLRCEPPEPTPAIDAAGMGPKAVELAGRFADGWHALMLTREGIRDRLADFDRGSEMGDRDRGSQEVTLSLTCCVDEDRERARRLVKQHICFYVGGMGTFYRDALARQGYEELAHEIHDNWNDGDRDRLVAEFPEDLLDELAVAGTPEECRDRIATFEAIDGLTVASVSFPRAAEPEDIDRTIEALAPE
- a CDS encoding HAD family hydrolase; the protein is MSEPPAEWDAVFFDIGGVIVSLPAIRAGYVDYVEQFAAERGLDPEPALEAWRDRLGEHFKAAEGREYRSAEEGYRKAFQHIADGDIEESAWRPDFERTLRAARELEPNAAETIRGLDDAGLYLGIISDIDTAEAHRMLEDQGLDTAFEGITTSQEVGYKKPDGRMFEDALSTAERHGVDPARSLMVGDRYEHDMRGGTEAGLWTVAYGGTAAENAGEPGDGYRVDDEYVDFVVEDLADVLEIVGADGGD
- a CDS encoding aldehyde dehydrogenase family protein; translated protein: MSKQSSEADAEWSRLYIDGEWTGPSSGETIPVENPATRETVAEVPAATEDDVDAAYEAADAAQPEWEAMGREKRVELVGAFLEEFEARLAEVVDLLVREGGSTQGKAGQEATIAMVDFQTALELEPPEEEVRDSQFFEGKKHHIVHEPVGVVGVISPWNFPLHLTTRALAPALVLGNTVVVKPASDTPITGGLWLARVADEVGLPDGVVNVVTGRGSDIGDRMAGHPIPRTISFTGSTSVGKRVASQAGSSIALPALELGGNGPNVVTADVDVEQAAEVGAVGSFTHQGQVCISINRHIVHEDVYDEYVDRLVEHAESLTVGDPAEDGVDFGPVVNESQRDDLLAYVEQTVEEGATLETGGEAEGLFVEPTVLSDATNDMAASCNEHFGPVAPVIEVSSTEEAIEVANDTEYGLAAAVQCRDLDRARELADQVEAGMVHVNDHPIQDEPNAPFGGVKESGLGRYNGEWVMDEMVEPKWVSVQHEDRDYDLLE